TCTCTTGCAGGTAGACACTCAGGGTTATCCTGAAGATGTTGAAGGCAATGAGGGTGGCCAGACCGACTAAGATTCCCATGAGCCTCTGTTTCGGAGTTGCCCCAGGCTGAGCAAACACCAGAGCCACATAGGCCCAGAGAAGCACCCCCCCAAGGCACGCCACTGTAATTTCAAAGGCCAGAGGTTGGCTTCCCAAAAGAATTGACGTACCTCTGACTGAAGCATCCGCATGTCCCAGGTGCAGTATGGACACTACAAGACTTGCAGCGGAGTCTTGCAGCAGCAAATGGACAGAAGGAAACAGCATTTGAAGGGCTTGTTCACCGCCATAAAGGAGTCCAAAGAAAACCGCGCAACGCAGCAAGAACCTGGCAAAGCTCTGCTTCTTTTCTCTCTGTACAAACTTGCCAATGACATAGCTGGAGGCGAAGAAGATGAAGAATATGGCTATGACAAAAACCAGTCCCAGGAAGAAATACCAATAGCTCATTTCCTCAATCCCCTATCACTCCCTGGCAGACACCAACCTTCTACTAATGAAATAGGCCAAGATGAATGCACCCAATGCTGCACCGATGCCAACATAGATGTTGGGGAAGACTGGCACACCGCCACCGCTACCGCCGCCACCCGCATCCTGCGGGTCTCCAAGCTGCCACCAAGACAGTACTGAGTCCTGCCCATAGATAATGTTGTTTACGGTGTTCACCGAGGTTGTGACATCCTTCCAGTTCGTCCCATTGCAGTGCAGGAGTCTCAGGTCGCCTTCAGTTAGGATGCCGGATTCATCATATCTTATGGCGACTCTTACCGGGCCAGCGTAGGTTGCAGTGGTAGTGATATGCAGCGACGGACCTATGGGAATGAGGCCAACCAGGCCTGCAGGCAAGCTGCCACATGGGCTTCCCTCTTGCGTCACTGTTGTATCTCCTGCCGCACTGACGTTGGCGAAAGTGATGGTCACGCCATCAAGCACGACCGTAACATTCAAGCCAGCCGGCGTATTGGGCTGTGACAGAGAGTAGGTTCTGAATGACGTCTCGTCGGAGTAGCTCGACCAGTTACCATTGTTGTCCTGGTATCTGACGTGCCAATAGTACATAGTATCATAGGCCAGAATCGATGAAGGGACTGTGAAACTGATGAGCGCAGTGTTGCTTGTCATCCCCAATACAGGGGTGTCGTAATTGTCTGACGTTGTGGTGATCTGCCACTGAGAGGCCGCATGAGTATCACCGGCGTCAGGGTCAGAGAAGGCAGAGGATTGCAGCGTAGGTGAAAGACTGACCACCGTAGCTCCGTCAGGTGGCGAAACGTTGCTCGGCTGGTTGGGAGCCTCACCCACCAAGAGCGAGAAGTTGGCCACCAGCGTGGTGGAAGACTCTATGTCCAGGGTGAGCGGGTTGGTAGTGTTGCCCATGACCCCGTTGATGGTCCAGGCGACGAACTGATAGCCCGGGTTGTGGTTGGCGGTGAACTGGGTCGAGCCCACGTACGGCCCACTGCCCGGCGACACCGAGCCTCCCAGCATCGGG
This genomic stretch from Chloroflexota bacterium harbors:
- a CDS encoding exosortase/archaeosortase family protein; its protein translation is MSYWYFFLGLVFVIAIFFIFFASSYVIGKFVQREKKQSFARFLLRCAVFFGLLYGGEQALQMLFPSVHLLLQDSAASLVVSILHLGHADASVRGTSILLGSQPLAFEITVACLGGVLLWAYVALVFAQPGATPKQRLMGILVGLATLIAFNIFRITLSVYLQERTGVRVHDYFYWFNMLFVLLVWAGWLRTLKPRTSLPVRTLS